Below is a window of Quercus robur chromosome 6, dhQueRobu3.1, whole genome shotgun sequence DNA.
ACTCTTAATGATAACTcttttatcatcagattaagacaccaatcagtttttggtgtaggcaagaattgaaccctagatctcttatacaaccatcaaagattttaccaattgaactgACTAAAACCCATGACCGTCTTAGGCATGTTTTAATTATCGACTTTAAGAAACTTTTTTatgaaaactttaaaaaaatggtcaaaaaagTTACTAATGATTTACTAAGctgtcacttttttatttttccgtaatttttttttaaaatggcaTATTAATAAAGAGAAATGTACAAAGGCATGGGTTATTAAAACCATTTAAGTATTTAAttacttcattttattttattttaatattattatgaaGAGCCACACTTatattgtttccttttttttcttttttcttttttttttgtgtaagttGGCCGGCAACCTAATTTGTTGCCTTTattcttgcaaatttttttttattaaaaatttgttttttacccCTGAACTTctaaaagttcattttttttaatctcaaaacTATTAAAAAGTTCATCATTCGTCCTTAagccattaatttttttatttatttatgttcttaaattttactaaaaatttgtttttcttccctaaattattaaaaaaattcttttttcatccatatttttgtctctaaactattgaaaatactatttacaaagttttgggaaaaaaaaaaaacttttatagtttagggatgaaaaataacatttttgtaaagtttagaaaccaaaatagtgttttaccattttttaagaaaactaataaagaaaatatatatggtACGGTCATTAACCAAATCCCTCACAATTGTTGCTCTACTAAAAGTAGCTTATGGCAAAGTTGTAATTAGCATAtttgaaaaacacaaacaacatTATTTATCCATTTTACATTCACCGCTATCTTATTTACTTAACCACGATGCAAAGTGTGTAATGTAATACTCTTTATACCAATGAAGAAGATTGAAATGCATCCTAGTTCCATGTGAGCTATGAAATAATTCGTTTTtgacaagttattattggtttacACACCATGAACTATGCCAGGAAGCTACCTGTGTCTCAAGGTGGTGCACTACATTTGATATAACAACTTATTGAGAAAAAGGCTTTCAAAACAACTACTTTTCATAGTGAGATGTAACCACAGCAAAGCAACgtcctaaacaaaagaaaaatgcgTAATTGTGGTTTCattgtttctatatatatatatacacacgtaCGATGTAGTATTTGTAACATCCCATAATttgataccaattaaattattatacgttaaattttaatggaggcctataattaaaatggattaaataaatttgggcCTAACgtattaaaaagaagataaattctgtggaatatgaagcccaagtgaggtgACAAAAGTACATATATGGGCCTTGAAAACCCTAGCCTTTTCCTCTTAGGTCACGTGTTTTTCTGATGGgatttctttttgcttcagccGACAATTGAATTTCTGCCTTTCTCCACTGTGGCGTTGGTGGGAGTCTTCAGGTATGATTTTCTCATGCTCAAGATTTAAAAGTTTGTATGGTCAATAGCTTGCAATTGATTGGAACTAGACTATCATTATACTAATAGAAAAGGGTTTCctataattgtattatattagataAAGACTTGGTCAATATGTCAAGCAGAGATACAGACTTGAAATTGAGCCAAATAGAGTAATAGGTGTGGACTTGGTCACCATGTTAAAGTGAAAAGAATGCTTATGTTATTGCATTTACACTAAGCCACAATTGTTGACGGGTTATTTTGCTTTCACACTAGTTCAACGTGTAATAGATTTTGGGTCCTTGGAGTGATTATTTCAATATTATAATAGCAATTGTTTACATAGCTGCACTGACCTAGTAGTTCTAAGTCCAACATTGAGGCTGAAAAActaagaataataaataaattttgacagtttgccATGCTACACATGCTACCTCAAGTATTGCCATGCTATTCCCTACTAAGCATGGTCCAAGCTTGATTGTTTACGTAGCTTTCActtggtttattattattattattattattattattattattatatatgtaatattaagGTCAGTATATGCCTAGCGGCATCAAGAGAGCATTCTAGCACTAGATTGATGGATTAAAGCAATCTCGCGTGGCCTTCAATGTTAAGTtgaatatatatagttatatatataatggttaGAGTCAATGGACATCCAATGGCATTAAGAGGGAATGCTAAGCAACAAATTAAGATAATACGTGGCTTCCAATAgtaaatttgatagttaagtGAATGAATGGAGGATTTTGgatatattaatattgtttagGATAAAACcgtttaagtgtgaaaataaattttgaagtgggaaattgtgtattgatgaacctatttttggtattgctaggttctaattctactgaattgttgtgattcaagggaggttgatttcctttatttttgcaactaagaggtaagtggtgtttactaattttgggggttttcccaaaacagcgttaattattaaactattttatatgaaagaatatgttgatattctatatataaatgaatattttacaaatgtttgatgtgcacattggctattcgttttatgaaaaacttgtgggacaacctaattttatttaaacttgtatgtgtgaatatgtctctatattttgagaagtatgaatggattattttgtgagcatattgaatttgttttgaaaacctatggcaagtcgtgattagaAGCTCAATATGATATTTAGTCCTTAGTTAGGGACAATCATGCTAcagctagtccttagcaagggacggtcCCAAAAGGGGACAatgcacatttgatagctccttagcaagggagcatactattgaggatccaaaaggaagctccttagcaagggagtgtacttttaggttccaaaggagccatccttgagaaatgggatgaaaggaggttccagtcccaaaaaggggacagcacaaccctgtcaacggggcgtaaacgttgaccacgagaaaagcctagggaattgtttatgtgatggtatcaatatatatattatgatggctcacaatataaagatattattttcttttacatgaaatagTTGGTGACAAAATATTGGTGAATTATAAGTTGTGAATctgttgaaagaattatttatttgaaaggtttgttcccacaccccaatgttagtgaattccacttattgagttatctcaccccccTTTATTTCCCATTACAGATACATTAGGTAGATTAttggagtagagattcttgggagacagaagttacaaattaatttttgtggaacaaaggattttattattattttatggcattaaactttgtattggagaattattttgaggatgttttgtatttggtgaattaGAACTCTGACTTTTGTAATCAGTTTCAAGGTtgctagtttcttttatttaatatttttatggattattcagattaaatagacttttattgcCTATGATTTTGGGGCGTTACAGTATTATTATGAGGTCAAGGGTAGATTACAACAATTACACACAAACATTTCTATTGTTGATTTTTGTCTCCTAAATTCATAATAAGTTTTAGTTATATTCAACTAAGTATGATAAgccccaattaaattcaaacatatgaCAATTAGTGCTATCTTGTCTaatgacaattaaattcaacgaaggtgtttgaatttaattacgAAACCTAAAATGCAACACTTAAAgactgtacctaaattttacTCGTAGGGAAAATACTACATATCAATAAGGAAAGTTTTTTGTCATTTGAATATGTTTAAGAGTAGTCTCCAGGCCATACTTGACCACTGCCTTGTTTCCTTTCCTGAATCCATCTCCATAAGCTGATGTTTCATCTGTCTCAATCTGGTGTTTGAAAAACTCACCAAGTTTCTTCTCAAACTCAGATCGTTTACCCTTTTttgatgaagaggaagaagagggtgataaagaagatgatgatgaagcAACATCACTTCCAGATGCTGAAAGGATCTCAGACTCCATCCACATATGAGCTAAGACCTGGCAGATACCCTCTTCAACCTCTGGACTAAGATTGGGGTAACCTGTCAAACATCCTATTGGTAATTCTGGGCTTAACCATATCTAAAACACAAATAATGTCAATAGGAGAATGGTAAGAGGACAAACCTTTAAGCCTGAGCCACGCATGCATCATCTCATGAGCCAGGATTGACCCAGTCAACAACCTGTACATAGAGAAGTCTAGGGTCATATACAAAACTCTTGGCATATATTCATTTTACAACAAATGCATCTAAGGTGCAAACGAGAGAAGAAATACCTAGGAAGGCCATACAAAACAAGAATTGCTGTTACTTCACAACTACGGATCAACCTACGAGGCTCAGTTATCATGTCTATAAATTGGTTGTCCGCCATCCGTGGCCCCCTAGAGATCTGGTAACATAGTTGAACTAGTTATAGATGTTTGATCCAATATACAGATATCATTACAAGAAAAACGGCTGGAATTAAAGACTGGGGAAGCAGTTCCTACAGTGGTAACCGTCTGTTCCTCTGATAAACAAAGTCCTCTGGTCTCACGCATGTGATGGTGACCCTgccacaataaaaataaataaagatcaACATTAAATGTAAaccaaaagaaatgaaaatacaCGCTGAAGTATGAAAATGTTAGCATTTACATTCTTTTCTCCATCCATGGCCACATTTAGTGCTTGTCTCTGAACCAAGAGCATTGGAATTTTCTGCTCCACTTTCATATGTAAACCTTCGTAGAAATTTTGTATTTCAATATAAAGAGGCTGGCATTCATTAGTATCCATAACTGCTGAGTCTAGACACTCTAGACAAAGCTTCCGACCATCATCAAGTAATAGATATTTCCTGTCCCTCGTCTGCATGGATTGGAAGGTTTTGCATCATGAATGATATAATGAAATTACTCTTAGGTGTTTCTGAAGCACGTTTTCCAGATGGTGGTAATGTTTACTTATATCATTTTACTTTCCTTAATGTTTTGTCACTtccaaagaagagagagagagggatgatttttttgcattactGACCTCCATTCTTTCACAGCTGCAACACAGAGGAGTTCTGTCATGTTCATGTGAGGGGCAGAACTGCTGCTTCCAGAAAGGACGTTCCCTACACTCAATAAGACCTGCTGAATTTTTTGGGATCtgcacaaaaatgacaaaatttagtgAAAAAATTCGAGGGAACCATATTTGATACAGGCCACAAAGAATCATTTTACCTAGATCATAGAAGTTATTCCGTAAAAAGCTTCTTACAAGCACTGTCAGACAATTTAGGATATACTGAAAAATCATCTactaatttgatatttaaacaCACTTGATAGAATATGAGGAACAACATACATATTGCTatgaaaatttcacaataaaagcACCAAGGCACCATTCAGATTTCTCATATGTTTCTTATGAAATGGTTTAACTTCTATATAATCCTGCTTTTCTTCTAGATAATTGAATGTGGGGCCTAACAATTTACACAGATATTTTTATCAACAAAGAATGTATGATCCATCTCAAACAGCACCTTCAAAATTAGTTTCAGGAGATAATTTGATGAGATTATGAGAGTCATAATTAGGTTTACAGCAACCTGAAGTATTTGTTAACGAAAAATCAATATGCAAGCACATAATGTTTGATcattagaaaacaaaattaaaagaaaaaacaaaacatagcTATCTTCTACAAATGTATACAAAATCAACTAGAGGAAAtgacaaaacataatatatactTACAAAATTCTTGCAAACATCACATATTGGGGAATGCAGCTTCTTACGGCAGGATTTGTGAAAACGGTGCTTGCCTGACGTAGAAAACTGTCACAGAAAGGAGATATTTCAGTCAATAATACTCAATGAACCACCAAAATGAAAGGAAACTCAGTCAAAGATTCAAGGATTTCGTTATCCAATTCCAAACGTAAGTTTCAATTAACTCAAATAAGTCGTACCTCATGATCCTTAATGGGTAGATTGCAAGCATGACAACGAAAACATTCTGCATGCCAAATAGCATCCATGTGGCGCAAAATTTTCCCAGGGCTAATCTCAGTGTTGCAGCTTGCACAGATTCTACAAGAAATTTAATCCAACAAATAGGTCAGGTTTCATTTGCTCTATAAAATGCAGCAAATTCAGATAAAATGAAGAAGTCATTAAGTATCAAGAGGCATTGTCATGTCTGGTTGCTTCAGAAATGTATGCttgaattttacaatatatCTGTCAGAATTatgattaagtgattaaattcccCATTTTTTAACAGCTTATGATTTTGGGACAATCGGAAATTTATCATTGTATCAGAGCAATAAATCCTAAGTTAGATCCCTATCTTTACTCTACCAATCAGTACTTTATCAATATCAATGCAGTCTTCTCTTTCCTAGATAGGTTgcttactaaaataaaatatttgtacatTTCACATGCTTATGTTCTTTAGTTACTCCAACAGTACATGTTCATTCTTCTAATATCTCTCTT
It encodes the following:
- the LOC126732616 gene encoding protein DA1-related 1-like isoform X5 gives rise to the protein MKDFKGSSHRGQYHGNYADERIWDGARSSVDEDLECAVAMSLSEQDQKGKNVIDDDSQSEEDEHVSKAQLVEDEQLAKALQESYPLEEDEQLAKTLQESYPLEEDEQLAKAIQESCFSEEDELLAKAIHESQLESPPQYGICASCNTEISPGKILRHMDAIWHAECFRCHACNLPIKDHEFSTSGKHRFHKSCRKKLHSPICDVCKNFIPKNSAGLIECRERPFWKQQFCPSHEHDRTPLCCSCERMETRDRKYLLLDDGRKLCLECLDSAVMDTNECQPLYIEIQNFYEGLHMKVEQKIPMLLVQRQALNVAMDGEKNGHHHMRETRGLCLSEEQTVTTISRGPRMADNQFIDMITEPRRLIRSCEVTAILVLYGLPRLLTGSILAHEMMHAWLRLKGYPNLSPEVEEGICQVLAHMWMESEILSASGSDVASSSSSLSPSSSSSSKKGKRSEFEKKLGEFFKHQIETDETSAYGDGFRKGNKAVVKYGLETTLKHIQMTKNFPY
- the LOC126732616 gene encoding protein DA1-related 1-like isoform X4, which translates into the protein MKDFKGSSHRGQYHGNYADERIWDGARSSVDEDLECAVAMSLSEQDQKGKNVIDDDSQSEEDEHVSKAQLVEDEQLAKALQESYPLEEDEQLAKTLQESYPLEEDEQLAKTLQESYPFAEDEQLAKAIQESCFSEEDELLAKAIHESQLESPPQYGICASCNTEISPGKILRHMDAIWHAECFRCHACNLPIKDHEFSTSGKHRFHKSCRKKLHSPICDVCKNFIPKNSAGLIECRERPFWKQQFCPSHEHDRTPLCCSCERMETRDRKYLLLDDGRKLCLECLDSAVMDTNECQPLYIEIQNFYEGLHMKVEQKIPMLLVQRQALNVAMDGEKNGHHHMRETRGLCLSEEQTVTTISRGPRMADNQFIDMITEPRRLIRSCEVTAILVLYGLPRLLTGSILAHEMMHAWLRLKGYPNLSPEVEEGICQVLAHMWMESEILSASGSDVASSSSSLSPSSSSSSKKGKRSEFEKKLGEFFKHQIETDETSAYGDGFRKGNKAVVKYGLETTLKHIQMTKNFPY
- the LOC126732616 gene encoding protein DA1-related 1-like isoform X1, whose protein sequence is MKDFKGSSHRGQYHGNYADERIWDGARSSVDEDLECAVAMSLSEQDQKGKNVIDDDSQSEEDEHVSKAQLVEDEQLAKALQESYPLEEDEQLAKTLQESYPLEEDEQLAKTLQESYPFAEDEQLAKALQESSLLAKAIQESCFSEEDELLAKAIHESQLESPPQYGICASCNTEISPGKILRHMDAIWHAECFRCHACNLPIKDHEFSTSGKHRFHKSCRKKLHSPICDVCKNFIPKNSAGLIECRERPFWKQQFCPSHEHDRTPLCCSCERMETRDRKYLLLDDGRKLCLECLDSAVMDTNECQPLYIEIQNFYEGLHMKVEQKIPMLLVQRQALNVAMDGEKNGHHHMRETRGLCLSEEQTVTTISRGPRMADNQFIDMITEPRRLIRSCEVTAILVLYGLPRLLTGSILAHEMMHAWLRLKGYPNLSPEVEEGICQVLAHMWMESEILSASGSDVASSSSSLSPSSSSSSKKGKRSEFEKKLGEFFKHQIETDETSAYGDGFRKGNKAVVKYGLETTLKHIQMTKNFPY
- the LOC126732616 gene encoding protein DA1-related 1-like isoform X3, with the protein product MKDFKGSSHRGQYHGNYADERIWDGARSSVDEDLECAVAMSLSEQDQKGKNVIDDDSQSEEDEHVSKAQLVEDEQLAKALQESYPLEEDEQLAKTLQESYPLEEDEQLAKTLQESYPFAEDEQLAKALQESSLLAKAIQESCFSEEDELLAKAIHESQLESPPQYGICASCNTEISPGKILRHMDAIWHAECFRCHACNLPIKDHEFSTSGKHRFHKSCRKKLHSPICDVCKNFIPKNSAGLIECRERPFWKQQFCPSHEHDRTPLCCSCERMETRDRKYLLLDDGRKLCLECLDSAVMDTNECQPLYIEIQNFYEGLHMKVEQKIPMLLVQRQALNVAMDGEKNGHHHMRETRGLCLSEEQTVTTISRGPRMADNQFIDMITEPRRLIRSCEVTAILVLYGLPRLLTGSILAHEMMHAWLRLKEVEEGICQVLAHMWMESEILSASGSDVASSSSSLSPSSSSSSKKGKRSEFEKKLGEFFKHQIETDETSAYGDGFRKGNKAVVKYGLETTLKHIQMTKNFPY
- the LOC126732616 gene encoding protein DA1-related 1-like isoform X2 yields the protein MKDFKGSSHRGQYHGNYADERIWDGARSSVDEDLECAVAMSLSEQDQKGKNVIEEDEHVSKAQLVEDEQLAKALQESYPLEEDEQLAKTLQESYPLEEDEQLAKTLQESYPFAEDEQLAKALQESSLLAKAIQESCFSEEDELLAKAIHESQLESPPQYGICASCNTEISPGKILRHMDAIWHAECFRCHACNLPIKDHEFSTSGKHRFHKSCRKKLHSPICDVCKNFIPKNSAGLIECRERPFWKQQFCPSHEHDRTPLCCSCERMETRDRKYLLLDDGRKLCLECLDSAVMDTNECQPLYIEIQNFYEGLHMKVEQKIPMLLVQRQALNVAMDGEKNGHHHMRETRGLCLSEEQTVTTISRGPRMADNQFIDMITEPRRLIRSCEVTAILVLYGLPRLLTGSILAHEMMHAWLRLKGYPNLSPEVEEGICQVLAHMWMESEILSASGSDVASSSSSLSPSSSSSSKKGKRSEFEKKLGEFFKHQIETDETSAYGDGFRKGNKAVVKYGLETTLKHIQMTKNFPY
- the LOC126732616 gene encoding protein DA1-related 1-like isoform X6, with amino-acid sequence MKDFKGSSHRGQYHGNYADERIWDGARSSVDEDLECAVAMSLSEQDQKGKNVIDDDSQSEEDEHVSKAQLVEDEQLAKALQESYPLEEDEQLAKAIQESCFSEEDELLAKAIHESQLESPPQYGICASCNTEISPGKILRHMDAIWHAECFRCHACNLPIKDHEFSTSGKHRFHKSCRKKLHSPICDVCKNFIPKNSAGLIECRERPFWKQQFCPSHEHDRTPLCCSCERMETRDRKYLLLDDGRKLCLECLDSAVMDTNECQPLYIEIQNFYEGLHMKVEQKIPMLLVQRQALNVAMDGEKNGHHHMRETRGLCLSEEQTVTTISRGPRMADNQFIDMITEPRRLIRSCEVTAILVLYGLPRLLTGSILAHEMMHAWLRLKGYPNLSPEVEEGICQVLAHMWMESEILSASGSDVASSSSSLSPSSSSSSKKGKRSEFEKKLGEFFKHQIETDETSAYGDGFRKGNKAVVKYGLETTLKHIQMTKNFPY